From the genome of Capsicum annuum cultivar UCD-10X-F1 chromosome 4, UCD10Xv1.1, whole genome shotgun sequence:
NNNNNNNNNNNNNNNNNNNNNNNNNNNNNNNNNNNNNNNNNNNNNNNNNNNNNNNNNNNNNNNNNNNNNNNNNNNNNNNNNNNNNNNNNNNNNNNNNNNNNNNNNNNNNNNNNNNNNNNNNNNNNNNNNNNNNNNNNNNNNNNNNNNNNNNNNNNNNNNNNNNNNNNNNNNNNNNNNNNNNNNNNNNNNNNNNNNNNNNNNNNNNNNNNNNNNNNNNNNNNNNNNNNNNNNNNNNNNNNNNNNNNNNNNNNNNNNNNNNNNNNNNNNNNNNNNNNNNNNNNNNNNNNNNNNNNNNNNNNNNNNNNNNNNNNNNNNNNNNNNNNNNNNNNNNNNNNNNNNNNNNNNNNNNNNNNNNNNNNNNNNNNNNNNNNNNNNNNNNNNNNNNNNNNNNNNNNNNNNNNNNNNNNNNNNNNNNNNNNNNNNNNNNNNNNNNNNNNNNNNNNNNNNNNNNNNNNNNNNNNNNNNNNNNNNNNNNNNNNNNNNNNNNNNNNNNNNNNNNNNNNNNNNNNNNNNNNNNNNNNNNNNNNNNNNNNNNNNNNNNNNNNNNNNNNNNNNNNNNNNNNNNNNNNNNNNNNNNNNNNNNNNNNNNNNNNNNNNNNNNNNNNNNNNNNNNNNNNNNNNNNNNNNNNNNNNNNNNNNNNNNNNNNNNNNNNNNNNNNNNNNNNNNNNNNNNNNNNNNNNNNNNNNNNNNNNNNNNNNNNNNNNNNNNNNNNNNNNNNNNNNNNNNNNNNNNNNNNNNNNNNNNNNNNNNNNNNNNNNNNNNNNNNNNNNNNNNNNNNNNNNNNNNNNNNNNNNNNNNNNNNNNNNNNNNNNNNNNNNNNNNNNNNNNNNNNNNNNNNNNNNNNNNNNNNNNNNNNNNNNNNNNNNNNNNNNNNNNNNNNNNNNNNNNNNNNNNNNNNNNNNNNNNNNNNNNNNNNNNNNNNNNNNNNNNNNNNNNNNNNNNNNNNNNNNNNNNNNNNNNNNNNNNNNNNNNNNNNNNNNNNNNNNNNNNNNNNNNNNNNNNNNNNNNNNNNNNNNNNNNNNNNNNNNNNNNNNNNNNNNNNNNNNNNNNNNNNNNNNNNNNNNNNNNNNNNNNNNNNNNNNNNNNNNNNNNNNNNNNNNNNNNNNNNNNNNNNNNNNNNNNNNNNNNNNNNNNNNNNNNNNNNNNNNNNNNNNNNNNNNNNNNNNNNNNNNNNNNNNNNNNNNNNNNNNNNNNNNNNNNNNNNNNNNNNNNNNNNNNNNNNNNNNNNNNNNNNNNNNNNNNNNNNNNNNNNNNNNNNNNNNNNNNNNNNNNNNNNNNNNNNNNNNNNNNNNNNNNNNNNNNNNNNNNNNNNNNNNNNNNNNNNNNNNNNNNNNNNNNNNNNNNNNNNNNNNNNNNNNNNNNNNNNNNNNNNNNNNNNNNNNNNNNNNNNNNNNNNNNNNNNNNNNNNNNNNNNNNNNNNNNNNNNNNNNNNNNNNNNNNNNNNNNNNNNNNNNNNNNNNNNNNNNNNNNNNNNNNNNNNNNNNNNNNNNNNNNNNNNNNNNNNNNNNNNNNNNNNNNNNNNNNNNNNNNNNNNNNNNNNNNNNNNNNNNNNNNNNNNNNNNNNNNNNNNNNNNNNNNNNNNNNNNNNNNNNNNNNNNNNNNNNNNNNNNNNNNNNNNNNNNNNNNNNNNNNNNNNNNNNNNNNNNNNNNNNNNNNNNNNNNNNNNNNNNNNNNNNNNNNNNNNNNNNNNNNNNNNNNNNNNNNNNNNNNNNNNNNNNNNNNNNNNNNNNNNNNNNNNNNNNNNNNNNNNNNNNNNNNNNNNNNNNNNNNNNNNNNNNNNNNNNNNNNNNNNNNNNNNNNNNNNNNNNNNNNNNNNNNNNNNNNNNNNNNNNNNNNNNNNNNNNNNNNNNNNNNNNNNNNNNNNNNNNNNNNNNNNNNNNNNNNNNNNNNNNNNNNNNNNNNNNNNNNNNNNNNNNNNNNNNNNNNNNNNNNNNNNNNNNNNNNNNNNNNNNNNNNNNNNNNNNNNNNNNNNNNNNNNNNNNNNNNNNNNNNNNNNNNNNNNNNNNNNNNNNNNNNNNNNNNNNNNNNNNNNNNNNNNNNNNNNNNNNNNNNNNNNNNNNNNNNNNNNNNNNNNNNNNNNNNNNNNNNNNNNNNNNNNNNNNNNNNNNNNNNNNNNNNNNNNNNNNNNNNNNNNNNNNNNNNNNNNNNNNNNNNNNNNNNNNNNNNNNNNNNNNNNNNNNNNNNNNNNNNNNNNNNNNNNNNNNNNNNNNNNNNNNNNNNNNNNNNNNNNNNNNNNNNNNNNNNNNNNNNNNNNNNNNNNNNNNNNNNNNNNNNNNNNNNNNNNNNNNNNNNNNNNNNNNNNNNNNNNNNNNNNNNNNNNNNNNNNNNNNNNNNNNNNNNNNNNNNNNNNNNNNNNNNNNNNNNNNNNNNNNNNNNNNNNNNNNNNNNNNNNNNNNNNNNNNNNNNNNNNNNNNNNNNNNNNNNNNNNNNNNNNNNNNNNNNNNNNNNNNNNNNNNNNNNNNNNNNNNNNNNNNNNNNNNNNNNNNNNNNNNNNNNNNNNNNNNNNNNNNNNNNNNNNNNNNNNNNNNNNNNNNNNNNNNNNNNNNNNNNNNNNNNNNNNNggtggatatctaaatctaattttatcataattaggtggtatatgttccattcttctagattttaaatgtgttattaattttgattcaatactagatattaatgtaattaagtaggctagtttttgtggattttcttttgttttatttagacttatatattctgaataattactaattaaagattctttaatttttctaaaagcttctctatttttaaatggtcttcgcataattaattgaatatttttgtagctaaattttttaactctaaatctaattttaattctaacatgtatattctaactctaatatatatatatctctttCGTACTGTTTAAattgctgtgctctgataccatttgtaggggggtgtgcGGATTAAATGTAtctaatagatttagtaggttttgTATATTATCTAACAAAAGTCTTTATTAGAATAGTTGTACATTAATTAGGTtgttgaaattgttgaaaaacTTTACGTAAAGTTAAGTTAGAAAAGCTAAGTTAGAAAAGTTAAGTTAGGAAAGTTAGGCCccctttctttgacttttttttagtttttagaaatTAGAAACATGTGTAAATTGTAAACTTTTCTCGTTCTATATAacaaagagattcgaagactagttttaaatatattaaatttcacatttacaattgaagtgatcagtactaacaaaaatgttattgcagattacatatcaagacaaagctagtCATTGTgttgtaaaataagaaaaaggatcCTCAATTTATAGAGCTACAAAATCTTTACTCcaaaaaagaggttagccaaatataaaaaaaatatttttctctgaggaaaagtaaaagtaattatgatattatttttatttttcttctaaaaaaataaaacttaaatttgaaaagaaaatctGGATAAAAATCCTAACACAAATCTCCTCTTTTTGACTCGATTTTCTTGACAAAACTTGATATGCATTCTTCACGTCACatgcatgatcttcgttcttcacaTAATCTCTATCTCTGTTGtttgtcatggttaaaaataaggtataaaatattatggttaaagcgttaaaaataaatattttgtttttattttaaagatgcaacaacatgaatattaaaaatatggatgaaatttttctttacatgtagttggacaaaaatcttcattatcatcaaattgttTGCAACTTGATTTGAAGCCGCTTTGAACCCGTCTTTAATCTCGTTTCAATGAACTATTGAATCTTTGAACTACAAGCTCTGATATCATTTTATGGATTCGAAATTaagagggcgtcatgcagaagctaATAATTCGCAAACCATATATGCGCTAATTCAgacaacaaagaaaaatataataaaaaatatattattgatataattttaatCAAACAATCTACGTATTAAAAtcttatattgaaaaaataaatctaCCGAGAGAAACCTCAACAATACTCTTTAAGAACTACATTATATATGTTATTATGTTGTAGAATAAGAAGGATCTTCAATTTATAGAGGTACAAAATCTTTCCTAAAAAaagattagccaaatatgaaaaataattatactttactttcagaaaaaaataaaaaaaattatgatattacttttatttaaaaaaaaataaattaaatttgataaaaaagtaACCGGTGAAATTCTAACAAAGCTTCTGACATAATTCAACAGCAATATGGTACGCTTGTAATTAATTATATACCCTGCTTCTTACGGCAACCCCAATATTATAGTATCACACATATGTACGTGTTCTAAAACCAGTGACATTAATGTGTATTGTCCTTCATGTTAATTAAATTGTCTGGGATGTTTAAACACATACtagtttttttattataaaaaacaGCCAGCTAGTTCAACACTTCAACTTAGTTTAATTTACAAGTTGTATATAGTATTGGGAATCAATTTTACCAATAAACTCGAtgcaattattgataaattttatatttggaagctatattgttgtatatgtatttcacCATAGACAAAGAAAAGCAAAATTCACCAAATTTGAATCGGAATTCTTTAGTTTAAATGGACAAAAAGACAAATTggtataaattaaagttataccTAATTCAACTTCTACTTAGATACACATGAAACAAAGATGTCAGAGACACGACACCCTAATTCTATTAGGTGGGGTTACATTTTTCTCTCGTAGGAATATATGAACAGGggtgttttatatattatttatttgatttaccgattttgatttttaaatatgttaaattaataattaaattaataaaatatttttttatcgattttcaatttattgatttttaatttttaacgattcaatttttaatttaatcgataaaaaaatacttataaaatagaaatagttgtaactaacatgaaaaaaataaatcttagTTACAACAAAAAATTCTACATGATGTgtttttaatttacaagaatctttaagtttgaactaaatgttattaggagaaattaagagtttgtataattgaaataatagtttTGTTAATTTGTATTCcctaaatttaaaaaagaatgacatactttctttttttaatccatttaaaacaGAATGaccccctttccttttttggcaatactttaatttcaaatttccacatgacatgtttaggaccacaagattaaaagacattttgatacatttgacacaactttaatttaaggctataagattcaaaagtgttcttcattttcttaaattttgtgtcaaatcaaaataggtcattctttttaaaatgaagggagtagaaattaaagaaaaattaagagaaatacatacatatatatatatagatatgtgtgTGTATGAACGTATGTATGAacgtatgtatgtattcttattgggttataattcaataacaataacatttataaaatcattaaaaaaccgttaactcaataacaataaaccaataatatttttatcggtttgatttttgCACACCCGACAAATGTTTTCTTCTACTTAATTTAACTTAGATATATTATGTAAAGTTTACACTAGGTGTATATTTTGAGCACTATTGTAGGAGTAACAGATTAAAACCTCAGATGATTTCAAACTGTATACACAGTTTTTTTACACTATTTACAAATTACAAACTTACAAAATGACCGAACGATATTCATAAACAAACGGTATCGAAGTGTTCTAAGACGCCACATTATTACATATCTCCATATTCcctatataaataaatgtttgtAATAACATGATATTACAAGATTTCAGATACACGTAGTTTTAcaaatatttattgatttaaaaatatcaacaataataataacaaattattcctttttaatataatccgaaatttcattttatatttttcttggaGTTGTATACCTAGTGGGATTAATTTAAAGAAGGGAAGAAAACCTGTGAATGTTTGAAAAAGTGGGCATGTATCATGTGAAGTTCATCAGGTGTACAGTATCCTACATTAATTAAAACACCTCTTCATTTCAAATTTCAATCTTCCCTTAGGAgtatatatatttgagacatgtTGGCCCCAAAATTTCTGCTCATTCATACATACATCTTCCAACTATTTTTATTtagtccttttttttttgtttgcacCAATTTTCAAGATTCTTATAAGTTGGTTGGTCCGGAAAAATCAAGACAAGAGggacaaaataagaaaaagaagatggTGATGAATACCACAACTTCAATTGGAATTTTGAGTGTGTCAATTGTTACTCTTGTTCTAATGTTGCTGGTTGACTCAAGCCAAAGCCTACGCCCATATCATTGTAAGTGCCCACCATGTTTTGTCCTATCTTATcttcatatatatacacaaacaattaaaaaaagagagaggaGAAGATGAGAGATAAAACAATTGTAGGCATGTGTGTATAATATATGCCTTTTTTGTCACATGTATACCTAGTTTGAGTCAAAAGTAATTACATACATGAGCTTGAAGagtgatttttttataatatgaCTTAAACAATCTTTCATCATAAATTAGCTTTTGCGATTAAGTTAATTAGGCGCATGATTCATTTCTTTACCTCTTAAATCTATATTGGTGGAAGTTCGAATATAAGTTAAATCAACTACTCGGACCCCACATGcctttatatattttgattgatAGACACACACATATAAAAGCTTTCATCTTTTTGCGTTCTTGATGACTTGATCCCATATCTTAAGAGTTGAGGTGGAAAATGCTGATCAATCCCTCTTGTCAATGAATTATACATTCAATGTGTATATCTCACTTAGTTTGTTTTTGAATAGAGACAAACTGCCAGTACTTCCACAAAAACATAAATGTTGCAATTGACACCTTCTGCTATGTACACGTTATTAATAAATGTTCTCCTCATACAAATTTCAGTTACCTACCATGGGAAAGAGACAAACAAGGACAATCAAAACCATATCCACCTTAAGGTAATTTAATTTGTCAACGCCTCCTAATTTTCAGGAATTAGTCATCTCAATAGCCTTCGATGGTTATATGGGTCCCAAACCATCGAATAACATTttgtcatatttatattttttccccTATTAACAGTTggttaaaattaaatttcatgaGTTGcaggaagaagaaaaaggagatcATGAGTTAGGAATGGAGATGTATCCAACAGGATCAAGTTTACCAGATTGTTCCCATGCTTGTGGACCTTGTTTCCCTTGTAAGAGAGTAATGGTTAGCTTTGCATGCTCCATTGCCGAATCTTGTCCCATTGTCTACAAGTGCATGTGTAAAGGCAAATACTATCATGTCCCTTCCAATTGATCATCCCGCATGCAAGAATCGCCACTCAAAATTCAGTTTCAATTGATAGTGCATGCAAGAGTCGCCACTCAAAGTTCAGTTTCATTTAAGTTCCTCTAGTTATATGTTTATCAATTATGGTACTACCTAGTATTATGCCTTGTTTCATTTGGATTATGCCTGATTTAATTTCCATCAAGATTTTGGTAGTCCTTGTAAATAGGAGGGATTGTAAGAGTTTTGTAGGTTTAGTTGAAGTAATTAGAATGTTCTCTTTGCTAAATTAGTTTCTCCCAAGGCTTTTTGTACTTAAATTTATTTGCATGAGATATTATGCTAGTACTATTTATCGAGTATTAATTGACTAGGGCTTCCTGAGAGTATTAATTTGCCCTGCAATTATATTCAATTTGACAACTGTAACTATATACATTCATTACTACATACATAGTGTTGCCGTGATATATTTTCAAGCAGCCGTTAATTAATGTAAACAATTGAATTGATTCAATTGCATGGCAACTGAAATCGCGTGTTAATTCCCATTTTATTGAATTAACCTTCAcaagaataaaaatattaattaaagcaTGTGAAAAGTCATAGAATGAAATAGCAACATTGATAAAGTTAAAGGGTGTTCTTTTAAGCTTATTATAAACTGATTAAACTAACTTATTATTGTTATGACTAATAATGCGGTTGTtgtattcttaaatttttttctttatatatactgATTAAAACAGCTTATACAAAACAAACCTCCTAACCTTCTCTTTCGTTCCGTATTCATCATTTCTCATTTTCTTTAGAAAGATAACTattaaattactcataaaaacTAATTAAGgataatttcatcattttataaaagaataacttATTAGCATATTTCTTTTAAGAATCAAACACATCTAACATAAATGCCCAGATCACTTATTTATTTCCGAAGTCCATCTTACTTTTCTactattgacttgacacacaccttaagaaatcataaataaggaTAATTTCACAATATCATCTTTTAAACATAATGAATTTAGTGCTTTGGAATTGTATTAGGCAACAAATAGTATTTAATGGTAAGGATAAAATggacacaaaatgataaattacatTGGTTTTTCAAATCGtacaagtattgttggacattTGTTGTTAGTATACGGACGTTGATGGATGAATGGagtatataaaattaatttcacttaAAAACTTAATTATCTTTTTGTGATCAGCTAATAAGAACAGGATAATAAATACATTTGATTAGCTAATGAGAATAACTATACAAAATTTTGTTATACCGGGAACGAAGGGGTAAGATCAACAGTAATATAAATTAAGTAGAGAGAGTCGAACAGTTGTGGATCCGTGGCGCAATGGTAGCGCGTCTGACTCCAGATCAGAAGGTTGCGTGTTCGATTCACGTCGGGTTCAAATCCCCCGATCCCTTACGGttccctattttttattttacataaattGCTTTGTGTTAGATTAGTCCCTTATGTAGCATAAAAGTTCTTATTTTTCTCTCCACTTAATTGGCAATTATAATTCTGAACAAGTTGTCTAATTTTTACCTACGCtaaatcaattattttattttttcttaagtttgaggattattgaaaataatttctcTATTTCTGATGTTTTGTGTTAGATAAGACCCTTATGTAGcataaaaattcttatttttctctccaCTTGATTTGCAATTATGATTCTGAACAAGTTGTCTAATTTTACCTACGCtaaatcaattattttattttttcttgagtttgaggattattgaaaataatttctcTATTTCTGATGTTTTGTGTTAAATTAGTCCCTTATGTAGcataaaaattcttatttttctctccaCTTAATTTGCAATTATGATTCTGAACAAGTTGTCTAATTTTTACCTATgctaaattaattattttattttttcttgagtttgaggattattaaaaataatttctctatttttaatgtgtgtattttcttcataattttttttcttttcataataaaaattgaaaatagggAAATTGAATGTAGGAAGTGGATGTTGAGATAGCTAACCAGCTGAGTTACGCGCTTACAATAACAAAGAGCATATTGCCGGCCAATGCATTCCAAACGGCTGCTGGAGCTGGCGCTCcttagttatttaaaaattagtACTTAATTAATAATTggatataaaaaatgaattattaTAGTACTATTTGTTTATGCGACCGAATTCTCCATATTCAGAAATACTTCTCAACTAACTCTCTAGTAGGTAACAAACCTAGTTCCTTAGTCCATTCaaattttcacttctttttttttttttttgtaatatgagTTGCGGGCTTTATGTactgaatttttattttcaatgtttCCTAACGATTTGGAGATATTAAGATTTTGGGTATTCACTTTTTATAAATTTACTGTCTTTTTTGATGAGGTCAAAGTTCATCACAtccttgattttctaaaattggTTGATGTAATGTTCATCTATAATGTTTTCCACCGTTGGGGGATTTGATGTGTGTTTTTTTAGTAATATATGGAAAAGATAAATATGCATGGAAACATCTCTTGTAGAAATAGAGTGTGTAGTAGACCTTGTGGTTCGGTCGTTCCTTGGATTTGTATATATTGAGAGCTTTAGTGCACGAGGAGGCCTTtttatggaaaaagaaaaaggggaaaactCTCTTGAGAGAGTGAGACTTGTTGGATttgacctatttataaaatgtgTGGAAAATGTCAATAATTTGctttttttatttagtattaGATCTTCTAGTGGTTTTTCCAGTTAAATGGAAAATTTTGGTAGGATCAATTTTGAGAGAAGATATCAAAGTGTTGTTAAAGCTTAATCCTTTGACCTAAGCCAGTCAGAATTTTTGTTAAAGGGTTCAAAATAGGAAGAAGCAAATACGGGAAGAAGTCTAAGCTTCAACATcaactatatatgcataaaaatttattttaaccatgtataaataaAGTGATTTTCCGCCAAATGAACCCCTCGACCTACCTTTACTCCACCCCTGACCTTGGTCTACTAGATGTTCGAAGTGcatcatttttgtttcatttccCAGTCCTATTAGCCAATCATAATTGCATTTGTCAATGAAATACTATCCCTTTCTTTATCATTTAATTAGAATATTGATATGTAACTCAAGGGTTAGATAATATTGGAAAGTTACCTGCTATAGGATATATATTTGGTGACTGATGATTGGTAATATGACAGGTTCTCAGGTTTTTTATCTTACCTAATCGAATGACTGAATAAACCAAATTGTCATGTTCGACATGGATGCAGTTGATGATGCTAATCAGTCACAAGAAACACCAAAAAATGATGTAATGTCCTTCTTTGAGTCAGCTCCGCTACTAAAGGATGCTGCTGAAATTGAAAAAAGTTTGACGGAATTCGTTGATCGCAATACATCATCATCAGGCAAATGTTATTTCAGTAATTATCAACATCTCATAGATTTTAGCCTTTAAATTCTTTGTTCTTCACAATATGGATGCCACTTGACTTTATTTTGTTTCACCGTGTTCAGTGAATGGAAAAGCAAATAGGGTGGTCTGTATTACTTCCGGTGGTACAACTGTTCCTTTGGAAAAGCAATGTGTTCGTTATATTGACAACTTTGCTTCTGGTCATAGAGGGGCTGCATCCACAGAGTATGACACGAATACCTCCCAATACTTAGATACCTTGCACACACTAGAACTCACATACATTTGATGATTGAAAATGAAAATGGAATTGCAGATACTTTTTGAAGGTGGGTTATTCTGTAGTCTTTCTCTACCGAAGGTTTGTTTTCAAGTGCCAACTTAATTTATCTGATTATCAGGATTTTGATTTAAGAGTAGTAAGACCATGAGCTATGCAGGGGGTCGTGCCAGCCATTTTGTAGTAATCTGCCCGAAGATCCGCTGCTAGAGTGCTTTAGTGTTGCTGATGATTCAAGTATTGAAGGTCTGTAGTTCTTTTATGCACATGGAACATTTGGATCAACCAACTTCATACTTCTGCCTCTTAACAGCATGTGCACGAATAATTCCATATAAACTTCGTAGATCCACATAAATAATAGTTGCCAAATGCCCAGTGCCTCTTCATACTTCACAATATAGAGATGCAGGTGAATCATAATAAATAGATAAAGGGAATCGTATGGTTAGGAAAGTTACAAGTTAGTTCAACTATGCTTCAGTCCCAAACTAATCGAGGCGGCTGTGGGAGTCCTATATATCTATCCCACTTTATTCCTGCCTTTCATTCCAATATTTATAAATAGTTTGTCATTTAAAGCAATTTGCAGTCTAAAGGCTGCAATTCTCTAAATCACACCTATCGATACACATACAAGTCTTTGATTATACTAGGAGTTCTGCAAACACCAGACCTAATGTAAATGAAACGACCATGTAACCCTTATTCTCAACTTATTAGGGTTGATTATATGAATCCTTTGATTTCACTGTGTTATGTTGTTCTCAGCTAAAGTGACATTCATTATAGAGATTGCAAGTCTTTTGAGGCAAGCTTTACCTGGAGTTTTTCTGGTCACATTTTTAGTTTCTCTGTTAGTTTCATTATACTCTTTAAAGGCTTATCTGTGTTCTGTTATTCGGTAACATTATATATtactcatcttttttctttaatatctCTATCCAAGCCGGGTTGCTCATACCCTCACACTATGATCTCTCTATAGATACAGATAGAAAGAGAGGTGTGAGGTAATAGCTTTATGTCATGACCACCCCCCTTTTGGAGAGCAGA
Proteins encoded in this window:
- the LOC107869566 gene encoding EPIDERMAL PATTERNING FACTOR-like protein 7, encoding MLAPKFLLIHTYIFQLFLFSPFFFVCTNFQDSYKLVGPEKSRQEGQNKKKKMVMNTTTSIGILSVSIVTLVLMLLVDSSQSLRPYHFTYHGKETNKDNQNHIHLKEEEKGDHELGMEMYPTGSSLPDCSHACGPCFPCKRVMVSFACSIAESCPIVYKCMCKGKYYHVPSN